A region of the Desulfuribacillus alkaliarsenatis genome:
AGGGCTAGCAGCCAAAACATTTGACTACTTAAATGCTTCTCCTGAACAACCAAAGAACGGTTTTCTTGACAAGGTAATGAATATAGAGACTCGCTATGGTGTTGGTTTTATGAAGCCTGATTCGACATTTTCGTTTTCTGATAACCCTAAAGCCTTTGGCTTTTTAGGGGCAACAGGCTCCTTTGCCTTTGCAGATCCCCAAAGAAAAATTGGCTATGCTTATATTACCAAGAAGATGGGTTATTACGGAGTCAATGACCCGAGGGAAAAAAGTGTACGTGAAGCAATGTATAAAGCAAACTTGACATAACAACAGACTATGTTATATATTTATAATATAAAGTTAAAAATATATAACATAGAGGAGTGAAAACCTATGTATTTAAATAATAAGCTGGGTTACTTAGGTCTTTTAGGATTTATAGGACTTATAGGACTTTCAGGCAATTATTATTTCTTTGGCTTCTTTGGCTTTTTTGTATACTTTAAGTACTTCAAGGTGATTCCTGACGAATTATTCAAGGAAAATGTCCGAAAAGCAGCAACGCCTAGCTTTTTTGTTAGTATTTTTGTGTCAGTTTTGGTTGCTAGTTATGGATCTACTCTTAAAGATGTCTCTACTCAAGAGCTATCACAATACTTTGCAACAGGCCTTGCTATCAATTTTGCACTTCCAATTTTTGTTTTCACGGTAATTCTAGTTTATCTAGAAGTTTCTGAAAATTAAAGATGGTGGTGAAGAATAATGGCATTGCAAACAAAAATTAGAGAATACCGCGCCAAATATAATATGAAGCAAGAAGAGCTAGCTGCTAAGGTCGGTGTAAGACGGGAGACGATAAGTCACTTAGAGAAAGGGAAATACAACCCGTCATTAAAGCTAGCTTTTGATATAGCTAACGTTTTCAATACAACTGTAGACGAACTATTTATTTTTGTTGACGATGAATCGTAAACAAATCTTTGTATATAAAGTGTTGCACATGAATAACTGTAAATGGACGTTATAATGGGGTGATTTTAATGCTTCAAGAGAAAGTAGAGCGAATTCTAACGGATTTGGATGAAATAAAGAAAAGGGTAGGGGAGAAACAGGCGAAAGCTCTTGATATAGAACAACTGGAGCGGGTGATTAAAAGGTTAGCATCCTTCGCAGATGTTTGCAAAGAATGTGAAACACATTTAGGAGATTTAAAGTTAGAAATAGAACAATTAACTCAACGTCAAGAACAGTTTGAAAAATTAATGTTTAAAGAGTTACTGCACAAGAAGAATGGAGCAATCGCTCATCTGCAAAAAGAGCATAAATTAGTTACTGAAAATTATTATATGAGCATTTACATGTCTATCGGTATGAGTTTTGGATTGATTTTTGGCATGCTTCTACTTGATAACCTTGCATTAGGATTGCCTATTGGTTTATCTATAGGTCTAGCAATTGGAGTTGGAATGGATGCAGATGCCAAGAAAAAAGGGCTAACAATATAGGAGGGGCACAAGTGGTTTTAAAACTAGAGAACGTATCTAAAAAGTTTAAAAATTTTACAGCGGTTGATGACTTATCAATCAGCATACCAGAAAAAGAGATGTTTGGTTTTCTCGGAGCAAATGGTGCTGGGAAAACGACAACGTTCCGTATGATATTAGGGATATTAAATCCAACACATGGAAAGATTACTTGGAATGACGAGCCAATTAACTATTCTACTAGTCCACAAATCGGGTATCTTCCTGAAGAAAGAGGACTGTACCCAAAGCTAAATGTTAAAGATCAAGTAATCTACCTAGCAAGGCTACGGGGTATGCAAAAACAGGACATCTTACAAGAATTAGATTACTGGTTGGAGCGTTTTAAAATATCAGATTACCTTAATAAAAAAGTAGAAGAGCTATCAAAGGGTAATCAACAAAAAATTCAATTAATTACGGCTATTATCCACAAACCAAAGCTTTTAATTTTAGATGAGCCTTTTAGTGGATTGGATCCAGTAAATGTAGAAATGCTAAAAAGCGCTGTATTAGAAATGAAGAATAATGGAACGACGATTGTGTTTTCAAGCCACCAGATGAATCATGTAGAAGAAATGTGTGAGCATCTTTGCATTATGCACCATGGTAAGCCAGTAGTTCACGGGTCATTGAAAGATATTAAACGCTCGTTTGGCAAGAAGAATTTAATAATTCATGGCGATTTTGATATGGAGTTCTTAACTAACTATTCAGGTGTAACAAAGGTTAAAAAGACCACTGAAGGGTTGCATTTGCAGATTATTGGTGAACACGTAGCTGAGAAAATCTTACAGGACATTGTAGGTAAAGGCTTCATTAGCAAGTTTGTACTTGAAGAGCCTTCTTTAAATGATATCTTCATAGAGAAAGTAGGTGCTTCATATGAATAACTTCTTTATAATCTTGATGCATACGTACAAGAGCAAGGTAAAATCAAAACAATTTATAATTAGTACACTAGTAACGCTAGCAATTATGATTGGCTTAACAAATATACCAAATATAGTAGAGTTTTTTGATAGAGATAAAGAAGCAGATAAGATTGCTGTTATAGATGAAGCTAATTTGTTCTTTGATGCGCTAGAGCAGTCAATAGTTAGTGATAGTATTGAGTTAGTTAACTACGAGGCAGGAGAACAGAATGCTCAATCAGATGTTGAACAGGGGATATTTAGGGGACTATTGATTTTAACAGCGGACGATAACGACCTACCTTTGGCGACATATAAATCTATGACAATGAGTAATTGGACAATACCAAATGAGCTACAAAACAGCTTACAGCAGATAAAAACTCAACTTGCAGCATCACAAATAAATCTAACTGCAGAGCAACTAGATAAACTTTATGAGCCTATTCAGTTCGAACAAGTAGCTTTAGCAGAAAATGCTAGAACAGAACAGGAGTTAAATCAAGCTAGAGGCCTTGTATATGTATTGCTGTTCGTAATCTACTTTGCAGTAATTATGTATGCTAGTATGATCGCAATGGAGGTGGCGACGGAGAAATCTTCCCGGGTAATGGAGATTTTGATATCTAGTGCATCGCCAACCCAGCATATGTTCGCGAAAATACTCGGAGTTGGGATGTTAAGCTTGACTCAATTGACGTTGATTCTAGGTGTGGGGTATTTTTCAATAAGTCAAAATCTTTCTGCACTTGAAGGTGGCTTTTTCGAAGTATTCGGATTCAATAATATAGCACCAATGACTATTATGTACGCAGTTATTTTCTGTATATTAGGATACTTC
Encoded here:
- a CDS encoding DUF3796 domain-containing protein — protein: MYLNNKLGYLGLLGFIGLIGLSGNYYFFGFFGFFVYFKYFKVIPDELFKENVRKAATPSFFVSIFVSVLVASYGSTLKDVSTQELSQYFATGLAINFALPIFVFTVILVYLEVSEN
- a CDS encoding helix-turn-helix transcriptional regulator is translated as MALQTKIREYRAKYNMKQEELAAKVGVRRETISHLEKGKYNPSLKLAFDIANVFNTTVDELFIFVDDES
- a CDS encoding ABC transporter ATP-binding protein — its product is MVLKLENVSKKFKNFTAVDDLSISIPEKEMFGFLGANGAGKTTTFRMILGILNPTHGKITWNDEPINYSTSPQIGYLPEERGLYPKLNVKDQVIYLARLRGMQKQDILQELDYWLERFKISDYLNKKVEELSKGNQQKIQLITAIIHKPKLLILDEPFSGLDPVNVEMLKSAVLEMKNNGTTIVFSSHQMNHVEEMCEHLCIMHHGKPVVHGSLKDIKRSFGKKNLIIHGDFDMEFLTNYSGVTKVKKTTEGLHLQIIGEHVAEKILQDIVGKGFISKFVLEEPSLNDIFIEKVGASYE
- a CDS encoding ABC transporter permease, with amino-acid sequence MNNFFIILMHTYKSKVKSKQFIISTLVTLAIMIGLTNIPNIVEFFDRDKEADKIAVIDEANLFFDALEQSIVSDSIELVNYEAGEQNAQSDVEQGIFRGLLILTADDNDLPLATYKSMTMSNWTIPNELQNSLQQIKTQLAASQINLTAEQLDKLYEPIQFEQVALAENARTEQELNQARGLVYVLLFVIYFAVIMYASMIAMEVATEKSSRVMEILISSASPTQHMFAKILGVGMLSLTQLTLILGVGYFSISQNLSALEGGFFEVFGFNNIAPMTIMYAVIFCILGYFLYATLAAFLGSLVSRIEDVQQMITPMTLLIIAGFMISMIGLSTPEATFITITSYIPFFTPMIMFMRVGMLNLPVWEPMVGIGILIGTIIILAVFGARVYKGGVLMYGKPSFFKNIKEALQFSKDETK